In Fusarium fujikuroi IMI 58289 draft genome, chromosome FFUJ_chr08, one genomic interval encodes:
- a CDS encoding related to dimethylaniline monooxygenase: protein MTKSYDVVVVGAGWFGLAAAKAIRQISPHANLAVLESAESCGGTWSKNRLYPGLKSNNMKGTYEFPDFPMVEKTYGVKPNSHIPGTVLHRYLTDFAKHYDIHDRIQFNTAVNLVERNGDAGWRVSVTSPEGTESITTERLVLATGLTSTPNMPQYKNAEKFGAPLFHAKDFCKEAPNLNVKKAIVVGGAKSAFDVAYALVQDGATVDLVVRPTGNGPVWIAPPFVTPLKKRLDQLLNIRWMTWFSPCPWGQEDGYPAVRKFLHGTAVGRFLVSNFWKTLSNDVTGAIGYDSHPELAKLKPWHSAFWIGSGLSILNYDSPLFDLVKQGKIRVHIDDIESLEPNRAVLASGNVIDTDAIICSTGWKKESTIKFAEDELGLPYSTEKKRSLAQAADEKVLSLYPSLKNQPELNVKPKEANPLRYYRFMIPSGMVKTRDLAFAGMISTVSTATCATIQGHWIAAFLAGKIDRIPTSEKEITDEIMLHTQWGKWRYPCGYGADLPDLVFEGLPYCNMLMKDMGLETHRKGSRFQELTSPYLPADFKGLVEEWKEKHEASEEINGVEVGQLAGSLKKA, encoded by the exons ATGACTAAATCATATGATGTCGTGGTTGTTGGCGCCG GATGGTTCGGTCTGGCCGCCGCAAAAGCCATCAGACAAATCAGCCCACACGCCAATCTCGCCGTTCTCGAGTCTGCCGAGTCATGCGGTGGCACTTGGTCCAAGAACCGTCTCTATCCCGGTCTCAAGTCCAACAACATGAAGGGCACATACGAGTTCCCCGACTTTCCCATGGTAGAGAAGACATACGGCGTCAAGCCCAACAGCCACATCCCCGGAACAGTCCTCCACCGATACCTCACCGACTTTGCTAAGCACTACGACATTCACGACCGAATCCAGTTCAACACTGCTGTGAACTTGGTGGAGCGAAATGGTGATGCTGGCTGGAGAGTTAGTGTTACTTCCCCCGAGGGAACAGAAAGTATCACTACCGAGAGATTGGTCCTGGCTACTGGTCTCACATCAACACCGAATATGCCCCAGTACAAGAACGCTGAGAAGTTCGGTGCTCCTCTCTTCCACGCCAAGGACTTCTGCAAGGAGGCTCCTAACCTGAACGTCAAGAAGGCTATCGTTGTTGGAGGCGCCAAGTCTGCCTTTGATGTTGCTTACGCTCTGGTTCAAGATGGCGCAACAGTCGATTTGGTTGTTCGCCCTACAGGAAATGGTCCGGTTTGGATCGCTCCTCCTTTCGTCACACCTCTCAAGAAGCGACTTGATCAGTTGCTCAATATTCGATGGATGACTTGGTTCAGCCCTTGTCCTTGGGGTCAGGAAGATGGTTACCCTGCTGTGCGAAAGTTTCTCCATGGAACTGCTGTCGGCCGATTCCTTGTTAGCAACTTCTGGAAGACCTTGAGCAACGATGTAACTGGCGCTATTGGTTATGACTCTCACCCTGAGCTTGCGAAGCTCAAGCCTTGGCACTCTGCCTTCTGGATCGGTAGTGGACTTAGTATCTTGAACTACGACAGCCCTTTGTTTGATCTTGTTAAGCAGGGCAAGATCAGAGTACACATCGATGACATTGAGTCATTGGAACCTAATCGAGCTGTGCTGGCTTCTGGCAACGTTATCGACACCGATGCTATCATCTGCTCAACtggctggaagaaggagTCTACTATCAAGTTCGCGGAGGATGAGCTTGGTCTTCCCTACTCcactgagaagaagcgcTCTTTGGCCCAAGCCGCCGACGAGAAGGTCCTTTCTCTTTACCCTAGCCTCAAGAACCAACCAGAGCTTAACGTCAAGCCCAAGGAAGCCAACCCTCTTCGCTACTACCGCTTCATGATTCCCTCGGGAATGGTCAAGACCCGTGACTTGGCTTTCGCCGGTATGATCTCAACTGTCAGCACAGCCACATGCGCAACTATCCAAGGCCACTGGATTGCTGCTTTCCTCGCCGGCAAGATCGATCGCATTCCTACTTCTGAGAAGGAGATTACTGACGAGATTATGCTTCACACCCAATGGGGCAAGTGGCGATACCCTTGCGGTTACGGAGCTGATCTTCCTGATCTTGTATTCGAGGGTCTGCCTTACTGCAACATGCTTATGAAGGATATGGGACTTGAGACACATCGCAAGGGAAGCCGGTTCCAGGAACTTACTTCGCCTTATCTCCCTGCTGATTTCAAGGGATTGGTTGAGGAGTGGAAAGAGAAGCATGAGGCTTCTGAAGAGATTAACGGTGTCGAGGTCGGGCAACTGGCTGGTTCGCTGAAGAAGGCGTAG
- a CDS encoding related to aminotriazole resistance protein, which yields MDRSFDITTDTGAASIHGGIIPLEPLNPKVKLRTANQVNNTNDSDAQLNPPAPEEDNAPRVQDSSGLGISKTRGVIVIVTLAGISFLNTMGSGILIAALPKIADDVGLSENLILWPAAVYALAAGCLLLIFGAIADVVGAKLMWVTGSFLFVAFTLAVGLAQTGIQVILFRTLLGASISMCLPTAVSLIANTFPKGPWRNVAFAINGMGSPLGYALGLVLGGIFTDTIGWRWAYYMSAIINFCLSTGAIWSLPSVYTPSERKWTTRLLHEIDWVGATTMSVALGMLLYVLAMISSSYKRLDDPQNIALLTIAIVFLAAFPFWMDYQVKRGKPALIPNSLWKNRSFTSVCIAVFLCWASLNGIEYFTTLYFQKVEGLSALESSLRFLPHVIMGVAVNIITGFLIAKVKVRTLAVVSALVTMVAAPLMATVDVGENYWLAPFWAMFLSPVNPDVLFTVSNLVISDAYPPEMQSLAGGVFNEVAQFGNSVGLAITAAIAASVTEHSNITERQEALMKGYRAAFWTIFASCSTVTIVVWLGLKKGGIVGRKQD from the exons ATGGATCGCAGCTTCGATATCACGACAGACACGGGCGCTGCCTCAATCCACGGCGGCATCATTCCCTTGGAACCCCTCAATCCCAAAGTGAAGCTAAGAACAGCCAATCAAGTCAACAATACCAATGACAGCGATGCGCAGTTAAACCCTCCAGCCCCCGAAGAAGACAATGCCCCAAGAGTACAGGACTCAAGCGGCCTGGGGATATCAAAGACCAGAGGTGTAATTGTCATCGTCACTCTTGCAGGCATCAGCTTTCTCAATACCATGGGCTCTGGCATTCTCATCGCTGCGCTTCCCAAGATCGCTGACGACGTTGGCCTTTCCGAGAACCTCATCTTGTGGCCCGCAGCGGTGTATGCGCTCGCAGCTGGATGTCTATTACTCATCTTTGGTGCCATCGCTGATGTTGTAGGGGCCAAGTTGATGTGGGTTACCGGGAGTTTTCTCTTCGTCGCTTTCACATTGGCCGTTGGGCTTGCTCAGACGGGCATTCAGGTCATCCTCTTCCGAACTCTGCTCGGGGCCTCGATTTCGATGTGCTTGCCAACGGCTGTCAGTTTGATAGCCAATACCTTCCCTAAAGGACCTTGGAGAAATGTTGCGTTTGCCATCAACGGCATGGGTAGCCCTCTTGGTTAcgctcttggccttgttctcGGAGGTATCTTCACGGATACGATTGGCTGGAGATGGGCCTACTATATGAGCGCAATCATCAACTTTTGTCTCTCGACAGGCGCAATATGGTCCCTTCCCTCTGTATATACACCCTCTGAGCGAAAGTGGACGACTCGCTTATTGCATGAGATTGACTGGGTTGGAGCTACCACTATGAGTGTTGCGCTCGGCATGCTGCTCTATGTTCTTGCcatgatctcatcatcgtaCAAGAGACTGGATGACCCGCAAAATATCGCGCTTTTGACAATTGCTATTGTTTTTTTGGCTGCATTTCCCTTTTGGATGGACTATCAAGTCAAGCGCGGAAAGCCAGCCTTGATACCCAACAGCCTCTGGAAGAACCGGTCTTTTACATCAGTTTGCATCGCTGTCTTCCTTTGTTGGGCTTCGCTGAATGGTATCGAATATTTCACCACGCTATA CTTCCAAAAGGTCGAAGGTCTGTCGGCTCTAGAAAGCTCCCTGAGGTTTCTACCGCATGTCATCATGGGTGTAGcagtcaacatcatcactgGCTTTCTCATTGCCAAAGTCAAAGTTCGCACATTAGCAGTTGTATCTGCACTTGTGACAATGGTTGCTGCACCTCTGATGGCGACCGTTGATGTCGGCGAGAACTACTGGCTTGCTCCGTTTTGGGCCATGTTCCTTTCACCCGTAAACCCAGATG TACTGTTTACTGTGTCGAACCTCGTGATATCTGATGCTTACCCCCCAGAGATGCAGTCACTCGCTGGCGGCGTCTTCAACGAAGTAGCTCAGTTTGGCAACTCTGTCGGTTTAGCCATCACTGCTGCAATCGCGGCTTCAGTTACAGAGCACTCTAACATCACGGAACGCCAAGAGGCTTTGATGAAAGGCTATCGGGCTGCGTTTTGGACCATCTTTGCCAGTTGCAGCACTGTCACCATTGTAGTATGGCTTGGTTTGAAGAAGGGCGGTATCGTTGGAAGGAAGCAGGATTAA
- a CDS encoding related to cytosine deaminase and related metal-dependent hydrolases yields MAFDSSLNGNTSRRLLLKGGTVLVHDANDNVQALERDILIENNRISKIAENISDITDAEVVDCTDKIISPGFIDTHHHLWQTQLKGRHANELLLDYMASGNLQSSNYTRSDIYWGQLGGSLEAINAGTTTVVDHSHVNVFAGAAPTAISAVVSSGLRCVYGYCPTARVASWSPFAMNPDMLAPWVMDEIQELGKKAPFGDGRVAMGLAFDLWFLPEQVVKDLFDRAREAGIELATTHAVSNPQMGSYDLVQQIKSLGLLDNRMLFSHLNGYAVESVKDLADAGAHISSTPSTEMQMALGDPVCLNDDLPQAQAQSSLGIDCHSNQASSIVYEMRLGLQGSRAKHNQRLIDQDLAPRKISKTVQDVFNLGTIQGARAIGRESQLGSIAEGKLADLVIFDANTPELICAAEQDPIAAVVLHSSIGNVDTVIVDGIIRKRQGKLVGVTVEESMADVTDKRSLEWADVAKAMRKSRAEILQREAEKQNLDDVKKGVISSFNIDLSKLRD; encoded by the exons ATGGCATTTGACTCTTCTCTCAACGGTAACACTTCGCGCCGGCTGTTACTCAAAGGCGGCACTGTCCTTGTCCACGACGCCAATGACAACGTCCAAGCTCTGGAAAGAGACATCCTCATCGAAAATAACCGAATCTCCAAGATAGCCGAGAATATTAGCGACATCACTGACGCTGAGGTGGTTGATTGCACCGACAAGATCATCTCACCTGGCTTCATCGACACGCACCATCATCTTTGGCAGACCCAGCTCAAGGGACGACATGCAAATGAACTACTTCTCGATTACATGGCTTCCGGCAATCTCCAATCTTCAAACTATACGAGAAGTGATATCTACTGGGGGCAACTTGGAGGTTCTCTCGAAGCAATCAATGCAGGCACCACCACTGTCGTTGATCATTCACACGTCAACGTctttgctggagctg CCCCAACTGCCATCTCAGCCGTTGTTTCCTCTGGTCTGCGCTGTGTCTATGGCTACTGCCCAACTGCTCGCGTTGCATCATGGTCACCTTTTGCAATGAACCCTGATATGCTTGCACCGTGGGTCATGGACGAGATCCAGGAGCTAGGCAAGAAGGCTCCCTTTGGCGACGGACGCGTTGCTATGGGCCTGGCTTTTGATCTCTGGTTTCTACCAGAACAAGTCGTCAAAGACCTATTCGACCGTGCCCGTGAAGCTGGTATCGAGTTGGCGACAACTCATGCTGTTAGTAACCCACAGATGGGATCTTATGATCTCGTTCAGCAgatcaagagccttggcttGTTAGACAATCGTATGCTCTTCAGCCATCTCAACGGATATGCCGTCGAGAGCGTCAAGGACCTTGCCGATGCTGGAGCACATATTAGCAGCACTCCCTCCACTGAAATGCAAATGGCCCTCGGAGATCCCGTGTGCTTGAACGATGACCTTCCCCAGGCTCAAGCCCAGTCTAGTCTAGGCATCGACTGTCACAGTAACCAGGCCTCTAGCATAGTATACGAGATGAGACTGGGCTTGCAGGGCTCGAGGGCCAAGCATAACCAGAGACTGATCGACCAAGATCTAGCCCCCCGCAAGATCTCCAAGACTGTACAGGATGTGTTCAATCTAGGGACAATTCAGGGTGCCAGGGCGATTGGGAGAGAGAGTCAACTTGGCAGTATTGCTGAAGGCAAACTGGCCGACTTGGTGATTTTTGACGCCAACACTCCCGAACTAATCTGTGCTGCTGAGCAAGACCCCATCGCAGCCGTTGTCTTGCACAGCAGTATCGGAAACGTCGACACAGTCATCGTCGATGGAATTATTCGAAAGCGTCAAGGCAAGCTTGTTGGTGTGACCGTGGAGGAAAGCATGGCGGATGTTACCGATAAGCGCTCTTTGGAGTGGGCGGATGTTGCTAAAGCGATGAGAAAGTCTCGAGCTGAGATTCTCCAgcgagaagcagagaagcAGAACCTGGATGATGTTAAGAAGGGAGTGATTAGCAGCTTCAATATTGACTTGTCAAAGCTGAGGGATTGA
- a CDS encoding galactoside O-acetyltransferase family protein, with translation MAAQEKNQAELEKASRLANVPHCEQYERMISGMLYDSLIPKLTNARLAARKAMNEYNTWFPEGDDFNIENITKRRAEMLKSFLGHVEDDEVFIEPPFRVDYGPNMSVGKRFYANFNLTVLDSAIVTIGDRVMIGPNVMISTATHETEVASRRACIEYAYPINIGDDCWIGGGVTILPGVTIGEGCTIGAGSIVTRDIPAWSVAVGSPARVVKKVQPLGKFDESNGV, from the exons ATGGCGGCGCAAGAGAAGAACCAGGCCGAGTTGGAGAAAGCATCCAGGCTGGCAAATGTTCCCCACTGTGAACAATATGAGAGAATGATCTCAGGCATGCT ATACGATTCACTTATCCCCAAGCTCACAAATGCTCGTCTCGCAGCTCGAAAGGCCATGAACGAATACAACACCTGGTTCCCCGAAGGCGATGACTTTAACATCGAGAACATCACAAAAAGACGAGCTGAAATGCTGAAATCATTCCTCGGGCAtgtggaggatgacgaagtCTTTATCGAGCCACCTTTCAGAGTCGACTATGGCCCCAACATGTCAGTCGGAAAGAGATTCTACGCCAACTTCAACCTGACCGTCTTGGATTCGGCCATTGTTACGATTGGCGATAGGGTTATGATTGGTCCAAACGTTATGATCTCGACGGCGACACATGAAACGGAGGTCGCAAGTCGAAGGGCCTGCATCGAGTATGCGTACCCTATCAATATTGGCGATGACTGCTGGATTGGGGGCGGTGTTACTATTCTGCCTGGCGTGACGATTGGGGAGGGATGTACAATAGGCGCCGGATCAATCGTGACGCGTGATATACCCGCTTGGAGCGTGGCTGTGGGATCTCCTGCAAGGGTTGTCAAAAAGGTGCAGCCGCTTGGAAAGTTCGACGAATCGAACGGCGTTTGA